From the Gramella sp. Hel_I_59 genome, one window contains:
- a CDS encoding MotA/TolQ/ExbB proton channel family protein translates to MMILLSSILFQNPGFFQQLGDRINEGGPLAMSLILISFFIIIFLVVRAAINVSAAGHKFQKNISLINQLALIALVIGLFTQFVGLIQIFDAFESLDNVNPAMFAAGLKVSLLAPLFGGFTFLFGRISSFILNWIRKSDLDVNTTNTY, encoded by the coding sequence ATGATGATTTTACTAAGTAGCATTCTTTTTCAAAACCCGGGTTTCTTTCAGCAGCTTGGGGATCGGATTAATGAAGGTGGACCACTGGCTATGAGTCTCATCTTAATTTCATTCTTTATTATAATATTCCTGGTAGTTCGGGCAGCCATCAATGTATCTGCAGCCGGGCATAAATTTCAAAAGAACATTTCTCTCATTAATCAATTGGCATTGATCGCTTTAGTGATTGGACTCTTTACGCAATTTGTTGGCCTGATACAGATCTTTGATGCTTTTGAGTCTCTTGATAACGTGAACCCGGCAATGTTTGCAGCAGGGCTTAAAGTGAGTTTGCTAGCTCCATTATTCGGTGGATTTACCTTCCTGTTTGGTAGGATCTCCAGTTTTATTCTCAACTGGATCCGTAAATCTGATCTCGATGTCAATACGACCAACACTTACTAG
- a CDS encoding CocE/NonD family hydrolase gives MKIFNTSLFSVLLLFILNPLNAQNETDYDIKAHYDKMEVDIPMRDGVKLHTTIYTPKDTSSEYPMLMQRTPYSSRPYGEDQFRSKIGPNEIMMKEGNIIVYQDVRGRWMSEGKYDNMRAFIPNKKGKEVDEASDTYDTIEWLINNVENNNGKVGTWGISYPGFYSTYSLLSGHPALKAASPQASIGDFFFDDFHHNGAYLLSYWRATAVFGYQKDTPVDTSWYEFPELKTQDQYQFFMDAGPLSNLDEYYKEDNEFWQQLKEHPNYDEFWQKRGIVQHMKDIKPAVMIVGGLFDAEDLYGPFNIYKSIEENSDNHNMIVFGPWSHGDWARESGRQSVGNVYFGDSISTHFQRDYETEFFNHFLKKKTKDALRLPEAHIYDTGAREWNDYAQWPPKNTTEKTWYLGAKEQLSETSSDHEETFVSDPAKPVSYNNEIKMVFTPREYMSGDQRFAARRPDVLVFETEVLEEDMKMTGPIEAMLKVATTGTSADWVVKLVDVYPEDAENYDETMPHLKMSNYHMMVRSEVMRGRFRNSFEKPEAFEPNKKTDVNLTLQGVNHTFKKGHKVQIQIQSTWFTLIDRNPQTYVDNIFEAEEEDFQKQTHTIYGDSAIKFSVLEE, from the coding sequence ATGAAAATATTCAATACTTCCCTGTTTTCAGTATTACTTCTATTTATACTGAATCCCTTAAATGCTCAAAATGAGACAGATTACGATATCAAAGCCCATTACGATAAAATGGAAGTGGACATTCCTATGCGAGACGGTGTTAAACTCCACACTACGATCTATACTCCAAAGGATACTTCATCTGAATATCCAATGTTGATGCAGCGTACTCCCTACAGTTCCCGGCCTTATGGAGAAGATCAGTTCAGATCCAAGATTGGTCCTAACGAAATTATGATGAAAGAAGGGAATATCATCGTTTACCAGGATGTTCGCGGTAGATGGATGAGCGAAGGAAAGTATGATAATATGCGTGCCTTTATTCCGAATAAAAAGGGGAAAGAGGTAGATGAAGCCAGTGATACTTACGATACAATAGAGTGGCTGATCAATAATGTGGAAAATAACAATGGAAAGGTTGGAACCTGGGGAATTTCCTATCCAGGATTTTACAGTACGTATTCTCTGTTGAGTGGACATCCAGCTCTTAAAGCTGCATCTCCTCAAGCAAGTATCGGTGATTTCTTCTTTGATGATTTTCACCATAACGGTGCTTACTTACTTAGCTACTGGAGAGCTACGGCGGTTTTTGGATATCAGAAGGATACTCCCGTAGATACGAGTTGGTACGAATTTCCAGAACTTAAAACTCAGGATCAATACCAGTTTTTTATGGATGCGGGTCCTTTGAGCAATCTCGATGAATATTATAAAGAGGACAACGAGTTCTGGCAACAACTAAAAGAACATCCTAATTATGATGAATTCTGGCAAAAACGAGGGATCGTACAGCATATGAAAGATATCAAGCCGGCGGTAATGATCGTGGGCGGATTATTTGATGCGGAAGATCTGTACGGACCTTTCAATATTTATAAAAGCATAGAAGAGAATAGTGATAATCATAATATGATTGTTTTTGGTCCCTGGAGCCACGGTGACTGGGCTAGGGAATCTGGAAGACAGTCTGTTGGGAACGTCTATTTTGGTGATAGTATATCCACACATTTTCAAAGAGATTATGAAACCGAATTTTTTAATCATTTTCTGAAGAAAAAAACTAAGGATGCTTTGAGGTTGCCTGAAGCACATATTTATGATACAGGAGCTCGCGAATGGAATGATTATGCTCAATGGCCACCGAAGAATACTACGGAGAAAACCTGGTATCTGGGAGCTAAGGAGCAATTATCAGAAACATCTTCAGATCACGAAGAAACTTTTGTGAGCGATCCAGCAAAACCAGTTTCTTATAACAATGAGATCAAAATGGTTTTTACTCCAAGAGAATATATGTCTGGAGATCAGCGATTCGCAGCCAGAAGACCAGACGTTCTGGTATTTGAAACTGAAGTCCTGGAAGAAGACATGAAAATGACCGGACCCATTGAAGCGATGCTGAAAGTGGCGACAACGGGAACTTCAGCAGACTGGGTTGTAAAACTGGTGGATGTTTATCCTGAAGACGCAGAGAACTACGATGAAACCATGCCTCATCTTAAAATGAGCAATTATCATATGATGGTTCGTAGTGAGGTAATGCGCGGAAGATTCAGAAATAGTTTTGAGAAACCGGAAGCATTTGAGCCTAATAAAAAAACAGATGTAAATCTTACGCTGCAGGGTGTGAATCATACCTTTAAAAAAGGTCATAAAGTGCAAATCCAGATTCAGAGTACATGGTTTACGCTAATCGACAGGAATCCACAGACTTATGTAGATAATATCTTTGAAGCTGAAGAAGAAGATTTTCAGAAGCAAACACATACGATCTACGGTGATTCAGCCATTAAATTTTCAGTTTTAGAAGAATAA
- the tilS gene encoding tRNA lysidine(34) synthetase TilS, translated as MEKAFKKIIKEEYPFLCTNKLLIAVSGGVDSIVLAHLCKMSKMEFSIAHCNFNLRGEESDADEAFVKELAEKMEVPFFTQSFNTLKFAENAGISIQMAARELRYNWFEELSNSMEFDYTLTAHHANDNLETFLINLIRGTGPEGLQGIKDKHHQLIRPLINFSRSEIEEFAKTENLKWREDSSNASDKYMRNRIRHHMVPLMQELNPQLLESFAKTQQHLNESMELVEDYMSLLYPKIISRDVFGYALDIAFLKKVPNSKQVLYQLLKSFGFTEWNDVHDLMDAQTGKMVLSDTHRLIKDRNRLLLTEIQDESINKEYQLEKGEEFVMIPEFGTLHLTEVEKFDKSATNSIFVPIRKLKFPLLIRKWKEGDFFVPFGMKGNKKLSDYFKDEKFSLPQKEQSWLLFSGEDLVWIINQRADNRFSVEKGDREILKISFS; from the coding sequence ATGGAAAAAGCCTTCAAAAAGATCATCAAAGAAGAATACCCTTTTCTTTGCACCAATAAGTTGTTGATCGCCGTAAGCGGTGGTGTGGATAGTATTGTTCTGGCACATCTATGTAAGATGTCAAAAATGGAGTTTTCCATCGCACATTGTAATTTCAATCTTAGAGGAGAAGAAAGTGATGCAGATGAAGCATTTGTAAAAGAACTTGCAGAAAAAATGGAAGTCCCATTTTTCACTCAAAGTTTCAATACGCTGAAGTTTGCTGAAAATGCTGGTATTTCTATTCAAATGGCTGCCCGGGAATTGCGTTACAACTGGTTTGAGGAACTTTCAAATTCTATGGAGTTTGATTACACTTTAACTGCACATCATGCGAATGATAATCTTGAGACTTTTTTGATAAATCTTATTCGTGGTACCGGCCCGGAAGGTTTGCAGGGAATTAAAGATAAACATCATCAACTTATAAGACCTCTAATCAATTTTTCCAGGTCTGAGATCGAGGAATTTGCCAAGACTGAAAATTTGAAATGGCGGGAAGATTCTAGTAATGCTTCAGATAAATATATGAGAAACCGTATAAGACATCATATGGTGCCACTTATGCAGGAGCTTAATCCGCAATTGCTCGAAAGTTTTGCGAAAACTCAGCAACATTTGAACGAAAGCATGGAGCTGGTAGAGGACTATATGAGTCTGCTTTATCCAAAGATCATCAGCCGGGATGTGTTTGGTTACGCCCTGGATATTGCTTTTTTGAAGAAAGTGCCGAATTCGAAGCAGGTACTTTATCAGCTGCTCAAATCATTTGGATTTACCGAATGGAACGATGTTCATGACCTTATGGATGCACAGACTGGTAAAATGGTGCTTTCAGATACTCACAGGCTTATTAAGGACAGGAATAGATTATTGCTTACTGAAATTCAGGATGAGTCCATCAATAAAGAATATCAACTTGAAAAAGGGGAGGAGTTTGTCATGATCCCGGAATTTGGAACTCTGCATTTGACCGAAGTTGAAAAATTTGACAAGTCCGCAACCAACAGTATTTTTGTCCCTATTCGAAAACTTAAATTTCCATTGCTTATCAGGAAATGGAAAGAGGGTGACTTTTTTGTTCCCTTCGGAATGAAAGGTAATAAGAAGCTGAGTGATTATTTTAAGGATGAAAAATTCAGTTTACCTCAAAAAGAGCAATCCTGGCTACTGTTTTCCGGGGAAGATCTTGTCTGGATCATCAACCAACGTGCAGATAATCGCTTTTCCGTAGAAAAAGGAGATCGGGAAATTCTTAAAATCAGCTTCAGCTAG
- a CDS encoding DEAD/DEAH box helicase, with translation MSFQDLNLNTPLRNALEDLNFQTPTPIQEQAFSSIMSGRDVVGIAQTGTGKTFAYLLPLLRMLKYSEQKNPRILILVPTRELVVQVVEEIEKIAKYINVRISGIYGGVNINTQHQDLMQGQDILVATPRRLYDLVLRRAVQLKSIQKFVIDEVDVMLDLGFKFQVNNILELLPQNRQSIMFSATMTETVEAMIDANFKTPEKISVAVSGTPLENIEQRAYKVPNFNTKANLFKELFTDEDEYRKVLIFTTDKRFADKLYDILNAEFRHQVSMVHTGKSQNYRLNSLQEFAEGRTRIMISTDVMARGLDIENVSHVINLDTPHYPENYMHRIGRTGRAEKKGVAIIFKTEAEAENYEKIETLMDMQIPEHSIPEAVEISTELIEEEKPRSIEIYNPHSDDQEAGPAFHEKKDKNKKVNLGGSYRREIAKKYKKPKTRGDKNANRRWKK, from the coding sequence TTGAGCTTTCAGGATCTAAACCTTAACACTCCATTGCGTAATGCATTGGAAGATCTTAATTTCCAGACACCTACTCCAATCCAGGAACAGGCGTTTTCATCGATCATGTCTGGACGGGATGTTGTTGGGATCGCGCAAACGGGTACTGGTAAGACCTTTGCCTATTTGCTTCCACTTTTAAGAATGCTCAAATATTCGGAACAGAAAAATCCCAGAATCTTAATTCTTGTTCCAACCCGTGAACTTGTTGTTCAGGTTGTTGAGGAAATAGAAAAGATCGCAAAGTATATTAATGTACGAATTTCAGGGATCTATGGTGGCGTGAACATTAATACGCAACACCAGGATTTAATGCAGGGACAGGACATCCTGGTAGCAACTCCACGACGATTGTATGATCTTGTACTGCGCAGAGCTGTTCAGTTAAAATCCATTCAAAAATTCGTGATTGATGAAGTGGATGTGATGCTGGATCTTGGATTTAAGTTCCAGGTAAATAATATCCTCGAATTGCTTCCGCAGAACAGGCAGAGCATCATGTTTTCGGCAACTATGACCGAAACCGTGGAAGCGATGATCGACGCAAACTTTAAAACTCCTGAGAAGATTTCTGTTGCCGTAAGCGGTACACCTCTTGAAAATATAGAGCAGCGAGCTTATAAAGTCCCTAACTTCAATACGAAGGCAAATCTTTTCAAAGAGCTGTTCACGGATGAAGATGAATATCGAAAGGTGCTTATTTTCACGACCGACAAGCGTTTTGCTGACAAACTATACGATATTCTTAATGCCGAATTCAGGCATCAGGTAAGCATGGTTCATACAGGGAAGAGTCAGAATTACCGACTCAACAGTCTGCAGGAATTTGCTGAAGGTCGTACACGTATCATGATCTCTACAGATGTTATGGCTCGTGGACTGGATATCGAGAATGTATCACACGTGATCAACCTTGACACTCCACATTATCCTGAAAACTATATGCACCGTATTGGTCGTACCGGTCGGGCAGAAAAGAAAGGTGTTGCGATTATTTTTAAGACCGAAGCTGAAGCCGAAAATTACGAAAAGATCGAAACCCTGATGGATATGCAAATTCCGGAACATTCGATCCCAGAGGCTGTTGAAATTTCTACAGAATTGATCGAGGAAGAAAAGCCAAGATCCATAGAGATTTATAATCCGCATTCAGATGATCAGGAAGCAGGACCGGCTTTTCACGAGAAAAAGGACAAGAACAAAAAGGTAAATCTTGGAGGTAGTTATCGCCGGGAAATTGCCAAGAAATATAAGAAACCAAAAACCCGTGGTGACAAGAACGCCAACCGGAGATGGAAAAAATAA
- a CDS encoding aldose 1-epimerase family protein, translating to MEKTTHYIENEHLKIGVLETGAELCSILNKKSRREHIWQANPDVWGSHAPNLFPIIGMLKGGEYQFEGATYSLPKHGIIRHNDQIRLKERTEDQIVFELLYSEETLKMYPFKFAFRIYFILKEKQLEVKHHVINLDEKPLYFSLGGHPAFNILYSESERIEDYSLQFDQKLNLTTEILDENGLLGEKEEVILKNEHNLQLRPDLFDKDALIFRSITSKKVELHSKTEGAILGLEFEDFKDLGIWAKPNASYVCIEPWLGYTDLADSNKNFKEKAGNEVLNANDDFKASYQIRIY from the coding sequence ATGGAGAAGACCACTCATTATATAGAGAATGAACATCTAAAGATTGGAGTTCTGGAAACCGGCGCTGAGCTTTGCAGTATTCTAAATAAAAAATCTAGAAGAGAACATATCTGGCAGGCAAATCCAGATGTTTGGGGAAGTCATGCGCCTAATCTTTTTCCAATTATTGGAATGCTGAAAGGTGGGGAATATCAATTTGAAGGCGCAACTTATAGTTTACCCAAACATGGGATCATTCGGCATAACGACCAGATAAGACTAAAAGAGAGAACTGAAGATCAGATTGTTTTCGAACTTCTTTATTCTGAAGAAACCTTGAAAATGTATCCTTTTAAATTCGCTTTCAGGATCTATTTTATTCTAAAGGAAAAGCAATTGGAAGTAAAACATCATGTTATCAATCTGGATGAAAAGCCTTTATATTTCTCGCTAGGAGGTCACCCAGCCTTCAATATTCTATATTCTGAAAGTGAAAGAATTGAAGATTATTCTCTTCAGTTTGATCAGAAATTAAACCTTACTACAGAGATCCTTGATGAAAATGGCTTACTTGGTGAGAAAGAGGAAGTGATACTTAAAAATGAGCATAACCTGCAGCTTAGACCTGATCTCTTCGATAAAGACGCATTGATCTTCAGAAGTATTACATCAAAAAAAGTAGAGCTGCACAGCAAAACTGAAGGTGCTATTTTAGGTCTGGAATTTGAAGATTTTAAAGACCTTGGGATCTGGGCAAAACCAAACGCATCCTACGTTTGCATAGAACCATGGCTTGGCTATACAGATCTTGCAGATTCTAATAAAAATTTCAAGGAAAAAGCCGGGAATGAAGTGCTGAATGCGAATGATGATTTTAAGGCTAGTTACCAGATTCGCATTTACTAG
- the pabB gene encoding aminodeoxychorismate synthase component I yields MRTKKSFAVEDMADFKKKLLAWGNSFPEIVWLDSNLDSSENTEFEAVLAVEAFTAIKTDYQNAFDKLKEYQQTTKDWIFGYLSYDLKNDVERLKSSNYDGLQFPDLYFFQPQKLVFLKDNIADFVYLRMVDDEIETDFEEIQNIKLKTENSEEKIRIQSRISKEEYLEKVGAMLEHIHRGDIYEANLCQEFFSENVDLDAFSIYQSLNEISTPPFATFLRLENINLVSASPERYLRKKGDQLLTQPIKGTARRSSDPEEDKEIALNLARDPKEMSENVMIVDLVRNDLSRIAEKGSVKVDELCKVYSFKQVHQMISSVTATIAKGIEPVEALRTSFPMGSMTGAPKISAMKIIEKLESTKRGLYSGAVGYFSPEGDFDFNVVIRSILYNSTNKYLSFSVGGAITAKSNPEKEYEECLLKSRALREVLDNL; encoded by the coding sequence TTGAGAACAAAAAAATCTTTTGCCGTAGAGGATATGGCAGATTTCAAGAAGAAATTGCTCGCCTGGGGAAATAGCTTTCCGGAGATCGTGTGGCTGGATAGTAATCTGGATTCTTCGGAAAATACCGAATTTGAAGCAGTACTTGCTGTAGAAGCTTTTACCGCTATCAAAACCGATTATCAAAACGCTTTCGATAAACTGAAGGAATATCAGCAAACTACCAAAGACTGGATCTTTGGTTATCTAAGCTATGACCTAAAAAATGACGTTGAGCGACTAAAATCTTCCAATTACGACGGACTTCAATTTCCGGATCTTTACTTTTTTCAACCTCAAAAACTGGTCTTTTTAAAAGATAATATAGCCGATTTCGTTTACCTGAGAATGGTAGATGACGAAATTGAAACTGATTTTGAAGAGATTCAGAATATTAAGCTTAAAACTGAAAATTCCGAAGAGAAAATTAGAATACAATCCAGAATTAGTAAGGAGGAGTACCTTGAAAAGGTGGGAGCAATGCTGGAGCATATTCATCGTGGGGATATTTATGAAGCGAACTTATGTCAGGAATTCTTCAGTGAAAATGTGGATCTGGATGCATTTTCTATCTACCAAAGTCTTAATGAGATCTCAACGCCTCCTTTTGCTACTTTCCTAAGACTCGAAAACATCAATCTGGTTTCGGCTTCCCCGGAGCGATATCTACGGAAAAAAGGTGATCAATTGCTTACTCAGCCAATTAAAGGTACAGCGAGAAGATCTTCTGATCCTGAGGAGGATAAGGAAATTGCTCTGAATCTGGCGCGGGATCCAAAGGAAATGTCAGAAAACGTTATGATCGTGGATCTTGTTAGGAACGATCTCTCCAGGATCGCTGAAAAAGGTTCAGTAAAAGTGGATGAACTATGTAAAGTTTATTCCTTTAAACAGGTGCATCAAATGATTTCTTCAGTCACCGCTACGATCGCCAAAGGCATTGAGCCAGTAGAGGCACTACGAACGAGTTTCCCCATGGGAAGCATGACCGGAGCACCTAAAATTTCAGCAATGAAGATCATAGAAAAGCTGGAAAGTACTAAACGCGGACTTTATAGCGGCGCTGTGGGCTATTTCTCTCCGGAAGGTGATTTTGATTTCAATGTGGTTATTCGCAGTATTCTTTATAATTCTACGAATAAGTATCTGTCATTTTCTGTAGGAGGAGCTATTACAGCGAAATCGAATCCTGAAAAAGAATATGAAGAATGTCTGTTGAAATCCAGGGCATTACGTGAAGTTCTGGATAACCTTTAA
- a CDS encoding NAD(P)H-dependent oxidoreductase — MKKILAFAGSNSSTSINQRLLDHITGRIQGHEIKMLQLTDFPLPVYDEDIEKESGIPMNAKIIHNHILDHDALIIAVNEHNGTASAFFKNIIDWLSRNQKNFFEGKKILLVSTSPGKRGAKGSLDYCRDIFGRFGGDVIESFSFPSFQNNFEDAKVTNEVLDMGIEDVLTTFAHQIEA; from the coding sequence ATGAAAAAGATTCTCGCATTCGCCGGTTCTAATAGTAGTACTTCCATAAATCAAAGACTCCTGGATCATATCACAGGACGTATCCAGGGACATGAAATTAAAATGCTTCAATTAACCGATTTTCCTTTGCCAGTTTATGATGAAGATATCGAAAAGGAATCGGGAATTCCAATGAACGCAAAGATCATTCACAATCATATTCTTGATCACGATGCTTTGATCATTGCGGTGAATGAGCATAATGGGACTGCTTCTGCATTTTTTAAGAATATCATTGACTGGTTATCCCGGAATCAAAAAAACTTTTTTGAAGGAAAAAAGATCCTTTTGGTAAGTACTTCTCCAGGTAAACGCGGAGCCAAAGGTTCTCTGGATTATTGCCGTGATATCTTCGGAAGATTTGGCGGCGATGTGATCGAAAGCTTTAGTTTTCCATCTTTCCAAAATAATTTTGAAGATGCTAAAGTGACAAACGAAGTGCTGGATATGGGAATTGAAGATGTGCTTACTACCTTTGCGCATCAAATCGAAGCTTAA